AGCTGGATTGCAGCAGATAAACTTTGGCTCTGCCCAAATTCTGCGTCCCCTTAAGTGGTTTGATAGCCTAGATCCTCAAGACCCTTTAAAATTAAGTGGCGCAGTTGAAGCCTTGTTGATAAGACATCACTGGTTGAATAATGCCAATTTCTGGTTGTGGGCTATGATGGGTGAGGAAGAATTAAAGGGCAACGAATTGCTATGCAGTAAGCAAGAGGCTTTAGAGTTTGGGGGTAGGGTTCAATATCCGGTTCTGTGGGGCGATACTGCATTGAGCTTTCATTACCGGCCATTACTATGGGGAAAAGAATACCGAATGGGCTTAGATTTAAGAATGGATGACGTAATAGGGGCTTGGCTGGAATTGAACGCTTCATACTATAAGGCTGTGCCCAATTTTCCCACATATCAAACGGCCATAACTCTGGGGGGAGATTATGTGCTGGATTGGCAGAATGGCATAGCCATCACGATGGAAAACATGCTGCTTGCCTCAGCACAAAACGAATTATATAGTGCTCAATCTCAGAACTGGGTAAGCACTTTGATGCTCAACTATCCCTTATCTATAATCGATACAATATCGCTTTTGGCATTAGCAGAATGGCAAACGGAAAACCATAGTATGAGCCTTGCCTGGCTAAGAGAGTATGACTACCTTTCGCTACATTTTTTACTGGTAAATTCAAAAGAAACAGATTTTGGGGCAAGACTGATGCTTAGCATGAATCTATGAACTATTGGGGAATATATGAAAGAAGTAATAGCACAGATAAAAGATCTTAGCAAATCCTTTCCCACGGGAGAGGGTGAATTTTGGGCACTTAAAAGCATTTCTTTAGAATTCAATCGGGGCGAGTTCAGCGGCTTTGTTGGTCCCAGTGGCAGTGGGAAAACTACTCTTCTAAATATTTTGGGCTCTCTGGATACACCTACAAAAGGGGAAGTGGAAGTTCTGGGGAATAAGATTCACCAACTCAATCAATCGGATGCAGCACAATTACGATCTAAACATATTGGCTTTATTTTCCAAACTTATAACCTACTGCCGGTCTATAATGTATATGAAAATGTGGAATTTCCCTTATTGCTCATCAAGATGGATGCGGCCAAAAGAAAGAAAATGGTTAAGGATGCCATTGCTTGGGTGGGGCTTACGGACAAGATAAAAAGCCGCCCCAATCAGCTTTCTGGGGGGCAGTGTCAGCGTGTAGCAATAGCGCGGGCAATGGTAAAAAAGCCGGAACTGGTTTTGGCAGATGAACCCACGGCAAACTTGGATACTGAAAACTCATTTAACATTTTGGATACAATGCTCAAGCTTAATAAAGAGCTAAATACTACTTTTATCTTTAGTACCCACGATCCCAAAGTAATTGAATATCTTAAGCGCATCATCAGACTTATTGATGGAGAGGTGGCAAGCGATGATCTTGCGTCTGGCAGTTAAGAATATTCTGCATAATGGCTGGCGGAGCCTCATTAATATTGTAGTGATTAGCATCGTGCTAATCGTTATGGTGTGGACTCAGG
The sequence above is a segment of the Candidatus Cloacimonadota bacterium genome. Coding sequences within it:
- a CDS encoding ABC transporter ATP-binding protein — translated: MKEVIAQIKDLSKSFPTGEGEFWALKSISLEFNRGEFSGFVGPSGSGKTTLLNILGSLDTPTKGEVEVLGNKIHQLNQSDAAQLRSKHIGFIFQTYNLLPVYNVYENVEFPLLLIKMDAAKRKKMVKDAIAWVGLTDKIKSRPNQLSGGQCQRVAIARAMVKKPELVLADEPTANLDTENSFNILDTMLKLNKELNTTFIFSTHDPKVIEYLKRIIRLIDGEVASDDLASGS